In Oncorhynchus gorbuscha isolate QuinsamMale2020 ecotype Even-year linkage group LG02, OgorEven_v1.0, whole genome shotgun sequence, a single genomic region encodes these proteins:
- the LOC123993160 gene encoding LOW QUALITY PROTEIN: filamin-C-like (The sequence of the model RefSeq protein was modified relative to this genomic sequence to represent the inferred CDS: inserted 1 base in 1 codon): MPATEKDLAEDAPWKKIQQNTFTRWCNEHLKGINKSITDLQKDVGDGLKLIGLLEVLSQKKMYRKHHNRPNFRQMKLENVSVALEFLDGEHIKLVSIDSKAIVDGNLKLILGLIWTLILHYSISMPMWEDEDDEEAKELSPKQKLLGWIRNRVPELPINNFHRDWRDGKALGALVDNCAPGLCPDWQAWDPNQPVENAREAMQQADDWLGVPQVINPEEIVDPEVDEQSMMTYLSQFPKSKLRPGAPLKPKGVQLYPKKAKSYGPGIEANGNMVLKPAVFTVETLEAGQAEVLVYVIDPEGHTEEAKVVFNNDKNRTHTVIYIPKVEGAHKVNVLFAGQDVDKSPYTVNVAKAIGDPNKVQARGPGLEATSNMANKPTYFDIYTAGAGNGDVSVVIVDPEVKKDTVKLILENKGDSVFRCTYRPMLEGPHTIHILFAGQEILKSPFKVQITEAINADTCRATGRGLQPKGVRVKEVADFKVFTKGAGNGELKVSVTGPCGDEEPVKVKDIGDGVYECEYLPNQTGKYTVNITWGGQPIPHSPFNVEVSEVAGPQKVRAWGPGLLTGRVGKSADFVVEAIGTEVGTLGFLIEGPSQAKIECDDKGDGSCDVLYWPTKPDYYAVHVICDDEDIKGSPFMAHILSATNDCFPDKVKAFGPGLEPIGVIVNKPAEFTIDARGAGKGHLKIYAKDXESVTIDIKITDKGDGTFLCAYVPIKPIKHTIIITWGDVKVPNSHFRVIVGEGCHPDKVKVYGPGVEKTGLKANEPNFFNVDCAEAGQGDISIGIKCAPGVVGPAEADINFDIIKNDNDTFTVKYTPPGAGKYTIMVLFAEQEIPISPFRVKVNRSHDAGNVRAEGPGLNKTGVEAGTPTHFTIFTQGAGKAKPKVQFTAAELKGEAVRDVEIIDNHDYSYTVKYTAVHQGQMTISVTHGGDPIPKSPFNITVAPPVDLGKVKVTGLDTKVEVGKDQEFYINTQGAGGKGEVAVKMTSPSGRPILYNLDSDTANGAHSVKYIPPEEGPYKVDVSYDCNPVPGSPFAVEGVMPADPSKVRAYGPGLKGGIVGKPAPFAIDTNGAGLGRLGLTVEGSCKAKIECQDNGHSTCSVSYLPTEAGEYAINILFGKQHIPGSPFKAAVKPCLDPSQVTASGPGLDKAKAGEPAYFTVDCTSAGEAELTIEIVSESGAESEVHIQKTAEGSFSVTYIPPFHGTHTITVKYGGHVVPNFPALIRVEPAVDTGGVQVYGPGVQPRGVIKEVTTHFIVDARKMPKTFGDHLKACIINPSGTNTDTYITNRGDGTFRVEYTAYEDGMHVIEVLYDEVAIPKSPFRVSVVEGCDPTRVRAYGPGLEGGLINTPNCFTVETRGAGTGGLGLTIEGASEAEITCKDNKDGSCSVEYVPFTPGEYDVNINFGGHPIPGSPFRVPVRDVVDLSKVKCSGLGLGDRVRAHLPQTFTVDTIQAGQANLEISLIGPSGSEPVAVKNNSDGTHTVNYTPVHDGPYTVSVKYGDQEVPRSPFKVRSQPGHDASKVCASGPGLDKAGVPASLPVEFTIDARDAGEGLLTVQILDQECKPKKVTIYDNRDGTYTVSYVPDSTSSYTIMIKYGGDEIPYSPYHILALPTGDASKCLLTVSIGGHALASGLTKMQVHEEAIISVDTKAAGKGKVTCSVMTPEGVELDMDVQENRDGTFDIHYTAPEPGKYVITIRFGGQHIPKSPFHVTATNEPIVLSDGMDHVRPLNLVIPFTVQQGPITGEVRMPYGKTAHPYIINDNVGTITVKSNPIENGLHEMDIKYEGNHIPGSPLQFYVDAMNSGLVTAYGPGLCQGSINKPVTFIVVTKNAGEGGLSLAVEGPSKAKITCKDSKDGTCTVSYLPTSPGDYKIIVKFDNKHIAGSPFTAKITGDDSIRTSQLNVGTASDLSLKITESDLSLLTANIRAPSGNEEPCLLKRLPSRQIGISFTPKEVGEHEVSVKKNGKHVTHSPFKIQVGQSDIGEASRVKAFGKGLVEAHTFKMAEFFVDTRDAGYGGLGLSIEGPSKVDINCEVVEDGTCRVSYCPTEPGNHIINIKFSDKHIPGSPFTVKVTGEGRMKESITRKRTAPAIASVGSACGLNLKIPGNWFQMVSAQERMTRTFTRSSDTYTRKERTEISKMRGGETKREVRVEESTQTGGTGGASPFKDVFGEFLGRESLASFAGIPATVTPGETATKGSMMAQVTSPGGKTEQAEIIDGGDNTYSVRFVPQEMGAHTVNVRYGGQHVPGSPFQFTVGPLGEGGSHKVRAGGTGLERGVAGAPTEFSIWTREAGAGGLSIAVEGPSKAEISFEDRKDGSCRVVYIVQNPGDYEVSIKFNNEHIPDSPFVVPIATLSDEACRLTVTSLQEKDLKVNQEALFAVQCNGARGVVDAKVHTPSGSAEECYITDLDSDKNVIRFIPRENGVHSIDVKFNGSHIPGSPFNVRVGEAGQAGDPGMVTVYGPGLDGGSTGIASEFVVNTCNAGSGALSVTIDGPSKVKMDCSDCLDGYKVIYTPMAPGNYLITIKYGGPNHIVGSPFKAKVTGTRLSGGHSLHETSSVLVQTITKTSKVAGAYSTSSSSKLTSDASKVVCRGGGLTKALVRQKNVFHVDCNKAGTNMLLVGVHGPRTPCEKVYVKHMGNRLYNVTYTVKDKDNYTIIVKWGDDSVPGSPFKVAVP, translated from the exons CCCCAAGTCTAAACTGAGGCCTGGCGCTCCCCTCAAACCTAAAGGGGTTCAGCTGTACCCCAAAAAAGCCAAGTCTTATGGACCAG gTATTGAGGCAAATGGTAACATGGTTCTGAAGCCAGCAGTGTTCACGGTGGAAACTCTAGAGGCAGGTCAGGCTGAGGTGCTGGTGTATGTCATTGATCCTGAGGGACACACTGAGGAGGCTAAGGTGGTCTTCAACAACGACAAGAACAGGACCCACACTGTCATTTACATCCCCAAGGTTGAGGGCGCCCACAAG gtgaaTGTGCTATTTGCTGGGCAGGATGTTGATAAGAGCCCCTACACAGTGAACGTGGCCAAGGCAATAGGTGATCCCAACAAGGTCCAGGCCAGAGGACCAGGGCTGGAAGCTACCAGCAACATGGCCAACAAACCCACCTACTTTGACATCTACACTGCAG GTGCTGGTAACGGTGATGTGAGCGTTGTCATCGTGGACCCTGAGGTTAAGAAAGACACGGTGAAACTGATCTTGGAAAACAAGGGGGACAGTGTTTTCCGTTGCACCTACCGGCCCATGTTGGAAGGCCCCCACACCATCCATATCCTGTTTGCCGGTCAGGAGATCCTTAAGAGCCCCTTCAAGGTTCAAATCACAGAGG cCATCAATGCCGACACGTGTCGTGCCACGGGCAGAGGCCTTCAGCCAAAAGGGGTGCGGGTCAAGGAGGTGGCAGACTTCAAGGTCTTCACCAAGGGAGCTGGCAACGGAGAGCTCAAGGTCTCAGTGACTGGACCATGTGGAGATGAGGAGCCAGTGAAAGTAAAAGATATTGGTGATGGTGTCTATGAATGTGAATATCTTCCTAACCAGACTGGTAAATACACCGTCAACATCACCTGGGGAGGACAGCCCATCCCACACAG CCCCTTCAATGTGGAGGTTAGTGAGGTGGCAGGCCCTCAGAAGGTGAGAGCCTGGGGTCCTGGTCTGTTGACCGGCCGGGTGGGCAAGTCGGCTGACTTCGTGGTGGAGGCCATCGGCACGGAAGTGGGAACTCTGG GCTTCCTTATCGAGGGTCCATCCCAGGCTAAGATAGAGTGTGATGATAAAGGTGACGGCTCCTGCGATGTCCTCTATTGGCCCACTAAGCCAGATTACTATGCTGTCCATGTCATATGTGATGACGAAGACATCAAGGGCAGCCCCTTCATGGCCCACATCCTCTCTGCAACCAATGACTGCTTCCCTGATAAG GTGAAAGCTTTCGGTCCAGGCCTGGAGCCCATAGGGGTCATCGTAAACAAACCAGCAGAGTTCACCATCGATGCCCGCGGGGCTGGCAAAGGCCATCTGAAGATCTACGCCAAGG AAGAGAGCGTCACCATCGACATTAAGATAACTGATAAGGGAGACGGGACCTTCTTGTGTGCGTATGTTCCCATCAAGCCCATcaaacacaccatcatcatcacctggGGAGATGTCAAAGTGCCCAACAGCCACTTCAGG GTGATTGTTGGAGAGGGCTGCCACCCAGACAAGGTCAAGGTGTATGGTCCAGgagtggagaagacaggactcAAGGCAAACGAGCCCAACTTCTTCAATGTGGACTGCGCAGAGGCTGGACAAG GAGACATCAGTATTGGGATCAAGTGTGCTCCAGGAGTGGTGGGTCCAGCTGAGGCTGACATCAACTTTGACATTATCAAGAACGACAATGACACCTTCACTGTCAAGTACACCCCCCCCGGTGCAGGGAAATACACCATCATGGTGTTGTTCGCTGAACAG GAAATCCCCATTAGTCCGTTTAGAGTGAAGGTGAATCGTTCCCATGATGCTGGCAATGTGAGGGCTGAGGGTCCAGGACTCAACAAGACAGGCGTGGAGGCGGGCACTCCGACCCACTTCACCATCTTCACACAGGGAGCAGGCAAGGCCAAGCCAAAGGTCCAGTTCACAGCAGCAGAACTGAAGGGAGAGGCTGTCAGGGACGTTGAGATCATAGACAACCATGACTACTCCTACACCGTTAAGTACACCGCCGTTCATCAGGGTCAGATGACCATCTCCGTCACCCATGGAGGGGACCCCATTCCCAAGAGCCCCTTCAATATTACTGTGGCTCCTCCTGTAGATCTGGGAAAGGTCAAGGTTACAGGACTGGACACCA AGGTGGAAGTTGGCAAGGATCAAGAGTTCTACATCAACACCCAGGGAGCCGGAGGAAAGGGCGAGGTGGCTGTCAAGATGACCTCACCCTCTGGCCGACCAATCCTTTACAATCTGGATTCGGACACAGCCAATGGAGCCCACTCGGTGAAGTACATCCCCCCAGAGGAGGGGCCTTACAAGGTGGACGTCAGCTATGATTGCAACCCCGTCCCTGGATCCCCCTTCGCTGTGGAGGGAGTGATGCCTGCTGACCCATCAAAG GTGCGTGCATACGGCCCAGGCCTGAAGGGAGGCATTGTGGGTAAACCAGCCCCCTTTGCCATTGACACCAATGGAGCGGGCCTCGGCAGGCTGGGCCTGACTGTGGAGGGGTCGTGCAAGGCTAAGATCGAGTGCCAGGACAATGGACACAGTACCTGCTCGGTGTCCTACCTGCCTACCGAGGCTGGAGAGTATGCCATCAATATCCTGTTTGGAAAGCAGCACATCCCTGGGTCTCCTTTCAAGGCAGCTGTTAAGCCATGCCTGGACCCCAGCCAG GTAACCGCCAGTGGTCCAGGCCTAGATAAAGCCAAGGCAGGGGAACCAGCCTACTTTACAGTGGACTGCACCAGTGCCGGAGAGGCTGAGCTCACCATCGAGATTGTCTCTGAGTCCGGGGCTGAGTCCGAGGTCCACATCCAGAAGACAGCCGAGGGATCCTTCTCTGTCACCTACATCCCACCTTTCCACGGCACACACACCATCACCGTTAAGTATGGGGGTCATGTGGTTCCCAACTTCCCTGCGCTCATCCGAGTGGAGCCGGCTGTTGATACCGGCGGAGTGCAGGTCTATGGACCAGGAGTGCAGCCCAGAG GTGTCATCAAGGAGGTTACCACTCACTTCATTGTGGATGCCCGCAAAATGCCCAAGACCTTTGGTGACCACTTGAAAGCATGCATCATCAACCCTTCAGGCACCAACACAGACACCTACATCACAAACAGGGGAGACGGAACCTTCAGAGTGGAATACACCGCCTATGAGGACG GTATGCATGTGATTGAGGTACTGTATGACGAGGTGGCCATCCCTAAGAGTCCCTTCAGGGTGTCAGTGGTGGAGGGATGTGACCCCACCCGGGTCAGGGCCTACGGGCCAGGGCTCGAGGGAGGACTCATCAACACACCCAACTGCTTCACCGTCGAGACCAG GGGTGCTGGTACTGGAGGCCTGGGCCTGACCATAGAGGGAGCGTCAGAGGCAGAAATTACCTGTAAAGACAACAAAGATGGCAGCTGCAGCGTAGAGTACGTACCCTTCACACCTGGAGAGTACGACGTCAATATCAACTTCGGAGGACACCCCATTCCAG GCAGTCCGTTCCGCGTGCCAGTGAGGGATGTGGTGGATCTCAGTAAGGTGAAATGTTCAGGCCTAGGTTTGGGTGACAGAGTCAGAGCCCACCTACCTCAGACCTTTACTGTGGACACTATACAGGCAGGACAGGCAAATCTGGAGATCAGTCTCATAGGACCATCAG GTTCAGAGCCTGTTGCTGTAAAAAATAACAGCGATggtacacacacagtcaactacactCCAGTTCATGATGGCCCTTACACTGTGTCAGTTAAATATGGAGACCAGGAGGTTCCTCGCAG TCCATTCAAGGTGAGATCTCAGCCTGGTCATGATGCCAGTAAGGTTTGTGCAAGCGGTCCAGGTCTGGACAAGGCAGGTGTGCCCGCCAGCCTGCCAGTGGAGTTCACCATTGATGCCCGCGACGCAGGAGAGGGACTGCTCACTGTACAAATACTG GACCAAGAATGCAAGCCAAAGAAGGTTACCATCTATGATAACAGAGATGGGACCTACACAGTGTCTTACGTACCAGACTCCACCAGCTCTTACACAATCATGATCAAGTATGGAGGCGATGAGATCCCCTACTCTCCCTACCATATCTTAGCCCTGCCCACTGGAGATGCCAGCAAGTGTCTGCTCACTG TGTCTATCGGAGGACATGCCCTGGCATCAGGTCTGACTAAGATGCAGGTGCACGAGGAGGCCATCATCTCTGTGGACACAAAGGCTGCTGGGAAGGGCAAGGTGACCTGCTCGGTCATGACCCCAGAGGGGGTGGAGCTAGACATGGATGTGCAGGAGAACCGTGATGGAACCTTCGACATCCACTACACCGCTCCAGAACCAGGAAAATATGTCATCACCATCCGCTTCGGAGGACAGCACATACCCAAGAGCCCCTTCCATGTTACG GCAACAAATGAGCCCATTGTCCTTAGTGACGGCATGGATCATGTCCGCCCTCTCAACCTGGTCATCCCGTTCACTGTACAGCAGGGACCGATCACAG GTGAGGTGCGTATGCCCTACGGTAAGACTGCCCATCCCTACATAATAAATGACAATGTTGGGACCATCACAGTTAAATCCAACCCTATTGAAAACGGTCTGCACGAGATGGACATCAAGTATGAAGGAAATCACATCCCAG GAAGCCCCCTCCAGTTCTATGTGGATGCTATGAACAGTGGTCTGGTGACAGCATACGGCCCTGGTCTCTGTCAAGGGTCCATCAACAAACCTGTCACTTTCATTGTGGTCACCAAGAACGCTGGAGAAG GTGGTTTATCCCTAGCGGTGGAGGGTCCTTCTAAGGCAAAGATCACCTGTAAAGACAGTAAGGATGGAACCTGTACTGTATCCTACCTGCCCACCTCACCAGGAGACTACAAGATCATTGTCAAGTTTGACAACAAACACATAGCCGGCAGCCCCTTCACTGCTAAAATCACTG GTGATGACTCTATCAGGACATCCCAGCTCAACGTGGGGACAGCATCAGACTTGTCACTGAAGATCACAGAGTCTGACCTGAGTCTGCTGACGGCTAATATCAGAGCTCCATCAGGCAACGAAGAGCCGTGTTTGCTCAAGAGACTGCCCAGCAGACAAATAG GTATCTCCTTCACCCCTAAGGAGGTGGGAGAGCACGAGGTGAGCGTGAAGAAGAACGGTAAGCACGTGACCCACAGCCCTTTCAAGATCCAGGTTGGCCAGTCAGATATTGGCGAGGCCAGTAGGGTCAAGGCCTTTGGTAAAGGACTGGTGGAGGCACACACCTTCAAAATGGCTGAGTTCTTTGTGGACACTAGGGATGCAG GTTATGGTGGTCTGGGGTTGTCGATCGAGGGTCCGAGTAAAGTGGATATTAACTGTGAGGTTGTGGAGGATGGGACGTGCAGAGTCAGTTACTGCCCCACAGAGCCAggcaaccacatcatcaacatcaagTTTTCTGACAAGCACATCCCAG GAAGTCCTTTCACAGTGAAGGTGACAGGAGAAGGAAGGATGAAGGAGAGCATTACCAGGAAGAGAACTGCCCCCGCCATCGCTTCTGTCGGCAGCGCCTGTGGCCTCAACCTCAAAATCCCTG GAAACTGGTTCCAGATGGTGTCAGCCCAGGAGAGGATGACGCGCACATTCACACGCAGCAGCGACACGTACACACGCAAGGAGCGCACGGAGATCAGCAAGATGCGGGGCGGCGAGACGAAGAGGGAGGTGAGGGTTGAAGAGAGCACCCAGacgggaggaacaggaggagccAGTCCATTCAAAGATGTTTTTGGAGAGTTCCTGGGCAGAGAGAGTCTGGCTAGCTTCGCTGGGATACCCGCTACAGTCACACCAG GTGAAACCGCTACCAAGGGTAGTATGATGGCCCAGGTTACCAGCCCTGGGGGTAAAACAGAACAGGCAGAGATCATAGATGGAGGGGACAACACCTACAGTGTCCGCTTCGTGCCCCAGGAGATGGGGGCCCACACGGTCAATGTGAGGTATGGCGGACAGCACGTCCCAGGTAGTCCCTTCCAGTTTACAGTGGGACCCCTGGGAGAAGGAGGATCCCACAAGGTTCGGGCCGGAGGCACTGGGctggagagaggagtggcagGAGCACCAA CTGAGTTTAGTATCTGGACGCGGGAGGCCGGTGCAGGCGGTCTGTCCATCGCTGTAGAGGGGCCCAGTAAGGCTGAGATCTCCTTTGAAGACAGGAAGGATGGATCCTGTAGGGTGGTCTACATTGTACAGAATCCAG GTGACTATGAAGTGTCAATCAAGTTCAACAACGAGCACATCCCAGACAGCCCCTttgttgttcccatagcaacgctGTCTGATGAGGCATGCCGACTCACTGTCACCAGCCTGcag gAGAAGGACCTAAAGGTGAACCAGGAAGCGTTGTTCGCTGTACAGTGTAACGGGGCAAGGGGCGTGGTTGATGCTAAGGTCCATACCCCCTCTGGCTCAGCAGAGGAGTGCTACATCACAGACCTGGATAGTG ACAAGAACGTCATCCGCTTCATTCCCCGTGAGAATGGCGTGCACTCCATCGACGTCAAGTTCAATGGCAGCCACATCCCTGGAAGTCCGTTCAACGTGAGGGTGGGGGAGGCCGGACAGGCTGGAGACCCAGGCATGGTGACAGTGTATGGGCCTGGACTGGATGGAGGATCCACAG gtaTAGCCTCAGAGTTTGTAGTGAACACCTGTAACGCGGGGTCGGGTGCCCTGTCCGTGACCATCGACGGTCCCTCTAAGGTGAAGATGGACTGTTCCGATTGCCTTGATGGCTACAAGGTCATCTACACACCCATGGCCCCCGGCAACTATCTCATCACCATCAAATATGGAGGACCCAACCATATAGTGGGCAGCCCATTCAAAGCCAAagtcacag GTACCCGTCTGTCTGGTGGTCACAGCCTTCACGAGACGTCCTCGGTCCTGGTACAGACGATTACTAAGACGTCCAAGGTAGCAGGAGCGTACAGTACCTCGTCCTCCTCAAAACTGACCTCTGACGCCAGCAAGGTGGTGTGTCGAGGCGGCGGGCTCACCAAGGCTCTGGTCAGACAGAAGAATGTATTCCATGTGGACTGCAACAAAGCAG GTACTAACATGTTGCTTGTGGGAGTACACGGCCCCAGGACGCCCTGTGAAAAGGTGTACGTTAAACACATGGGCAACCGCCTGTACAACGTCACCTACACTGTCAAAGACAAGGACAACTACACCATTATCGTCAAGTGGGGGGATGACAGTGTTCCTGGCAGCCCCTTCAAAGTAGCTGTGCCCTGA